One genomic region from Spirosoma sp. KCTC 42546 encodes:
- a CDS encoding DUF779 domain-containing protein, translating into MERIDLTPAAAEIIDKLRADHGPLMFHQSGGCCDGSSPMCYAVGDFIIGSSDVLLGQIYGCDFWMSSDQFEYWKHTHLTVDVTRGRGASFSLEIPLGVRFLIRSRLFDDDEFAQLAPVHVGPLEEV; encoded by the coding sequence ATGGAAAGAATAGACCTCACTCCGGCGGCAGCCGAGATTATTGATAAACTCCGCGCTGATCACGGACCACTTATGTTTCACCAGAGTGGGGGTTGTTGCGATGGCTCCTCGCCTATGTGCTATGCTGTCGGTGATTTTATCATTGGCTCATCGGATGTGCTGCTGGGCCAGATTTACGGCTGTGATTTCTGGATGTCGAGCGATCAATTTGAATACTGGAAACACACGCACTTAACCGTTGACGTAACCCGTGGGCGTGGGGCCAGTTTCTCGCTTGAAATCCCGCTGGGTGTTCGATTTCTGATTCGGTCCCGGCTCTTTGACGATGATGAATTTGCTCAATTAGCCCCCGTTCATGTTGGGCCACTGGAGGAAGTATAA
- a CDS encoding DoxX family protein: protein MNVLNRIENWGDTHHPAWTDALRIVLGIILVLKGVSFISDTAYLTRLVGGLHFSLWPVMLVHYVAFAHLMGGFLIALGCLTRLMVVLQLPILVGALFFVNIRQGFSPLNSELWLSVIVLLLLLWFLVIGSGKFSMDEYVKQHSH from the coding sequence ATGAACGTTTTAAACCGAATTGAAAACTGGGGGGATACGCATCACCCCGCCTGGACCGACGCCCTACGTATTGTACTCGGAATTATCCTGGTGCTGAAGGGGGTTAGCTTTATCAGTGATACAGCCTACCTCACACGCTTAGTGGGTGGTCTGCATTTCAGCCTTTGGCCCGTCATGCTGGTACATTACGTTGCTTTTGCTCATCTGATGGGCGGCTTTCTAATTGCGCTTGGCTGCCTGACCCGGTTGATGGTCGTTCTGCAACTGCCTATTCTTGTTGGTGCGCTGTTCTTCGTAAATATCCGTCAGGGCTTTTCGCCCCTGAATTCTGAACTCTGGTTATCGGTTATCGTCCTGTTATTGCTCCTATGGTTCCTCGTCATCGGATCCGGAAAATTCTCGATGGATGAGTATGTGAAGCAGCATAGTCATTGA